In Saprospiraceae bacterium, the sequence TACCGCTAATCCAGGAAAAAATGGGGTTTATGACTTCAGCGAGAGTATCTTTTAACGAATATCTGATCAAATTTTATAATAACAATCTGGTTAAATCGATTGGCGATAGGAGGTTGCCAGACAATAAACCTGAATTTTTCGACTTGGCAAATAAAATAAGTTGGAGGCTGAGTGGGAAGGACAATCTCTCTCTGATTAGTTATATCAGCCACGATGCTTATCGAATAGATTCACTCTTTAGCATAGCAGGGATAGTACCCACACAGGCCAATATGCGTTATGGTCATATCAACTGGGCTATGAGATGGAATCATTATTTTTCTCCAAAATTAAACCTCAATATCCTGGGAGTGAGATCTGATTATCAAACATCTACTACCTCAGATGAATTAAAAAGTGGATTTAAGTTTAAAACCAATCTGCTTTATCAAAACCTAAAGGCAGAAGTCGCCTATGCACCTAACTCATTAAACCGTATCAATGCTGGAATATCCATAGTGCATTGGGGAATAAAACCCGGTGAATTACAATCAATAGAAGGATCTTCGATCCAACCCATAGTATTGGCCCGGGAAAGTGGACTAGAGTCTGCCTTTTATTTCTCTGACGAGATCGAGCTTGATAGAAATACCTTATTTGAAGGAGGTATTAGAATAGTAAATTTTAGCAATTTTGGCAATAAAGATATTGCCGAATACGAACCTGGCACTCCAAAATCAAAAGGTACTATCATCAATCGACTGGCTGTTGGGGGAGTGGAATCAAATCATTTCAGGATCGAACCCCGGCTGGGTATCCGATACAAGATCAATGATATTACTTCAATAAAAGCTGGTTATAACAGAATGAATCAATTCATTCATATGGTGTCGAGTAATTCTACCCCGCTTCCAACCGTAAGATGGAAAACCGCTGATAGATATACACCACCTCAGCAAAGTGACCTTGTCACCATGGGACTGTTTAAGGATACCCGATCTCATCGATGGGAGTGGTCACTGGAAGGGTATTATCGATGGCAAAAATCGATATTTGACTATGTCAACGGAGCCGAACTCAGCATCAATCAGGATGTGGAGAACCAATTGATCTCCGGCAAAGGAAAGGCTTATGGTGCTGAGCTTATGATCAATAAAAAGAAAGGCATTATGACTGGCTGGACCAGCTACACTTATGCACGCAGCTTCCAACAAATAAGAGGTGACTACCCAGCTATACAACAACTTAATGGTGGACAGTGGTACAACAGCATTATAGATAAACCACATACGGTAAATACCCTCCTCAATTTTCAAACAGAAAAACACAATGCGGTATCGCTTACTTTTACCTACAGTACCGGACGACCCTTTACTGCCCCCGTAAGTTTTTATCGAAATGGATTTAAGTATGTACCCATATATACTGAGCGTAATAATGGTAGAATATCCGATTATCATCGACTTGATTTTTCCTGGATCATTACCAATCCATCTATGAAAGATCATGATTGGGAAGGGTCCTGGGTGATCACTGTCTATAATCTTTATGGGAGAAAAAATGCATTTTCCTATTATTTCAATCCTGATCAGTCATCCTTCAAGCCTTTTAAGATCAGCGTATTTCCAACCCCTATATTTTCTCTCACCTATAATTTTAAATTTCAGAAAAAATGAAATACCTTATTCAATGGATGATGCTCTCCTTTGTATTTGTCCAATGCCAGTACCCGGTGAGTATCTCTTCACTTCCTGAGACCGAAAAATTCTTAATCATTGATGCCCAGGTGACTCAGGATTATGCAGCTATTAATGTATACTATAGCCTTGACGAAGTGACCTCTAAAGGTGCCTACACCCTACCTCAACCACCAAAGTCTGTCGCTTATTTATTGGATGATAAAGGCGAAAGGTTTGATTTTAAAAATACACTTGGCATTGCGGATACCACTTTCAAAGGGAAAGTAGGCAATTCTTATCAATTATTTATAGAGGCGAATGGACAGGTCTACACATCGTCCAAAGAAACTATGCGGCCAAGTCCTAAACTGGATAGTGTGGTCGTTTTATACACCCGTGAACAATTTCGTTCGCCATCAGATCTACCCTATGATGGCTTTGATGTCTATGCACAAGCAAATGATATACCCGGGGTTGAAAATTATTATCAATGGAGTTGGGTTCATTATGAAAAGGCAAGTTCTTGCAATAAAATATTCAGCAGGGCAGAGGGTAGAGAAGTGTTGCAGCCTTGTGTTCCACCCGAGTGTTGGAATATAGTGTATAACCAGAAAGTCATTATACAACAGGACAAGCAGCGTGATGGACAGCCATTGACTCAAAAAGTAGTACGTGTCCCATATGCCAATCCTCCAAAACAATATTATATCCAGGTAGAACAGAGGGCTATTACGCCACTTGTTTTTGAATATCTTCGATCTTTAGAATCCACTACAGAAAACCTGGGTACCTTATTTGACATTCCTCCACAGACCAGGTTCAATCCCAATGTATTTAATCAATCGGATCCTTCCGAAAAACTACTTGGAGTATTTAGCGTATTCTCCTATGAGAAAAAAATAATTTATATAGATCTGGATTCTCCGATAGCGGGTGCCACTCAAAAAGTAATCTCTGACCCTACTCCATTTGTTGGCGATCCATTTTCAGTAGCTCCATGCATTGAGGGACAATTTAGGACTAAAATAAAACCAAAAGGGTGGATTTTTTAGTATCAAAAGCAGAGTTCTAGTCTTTCGCCGGAGCGGATACAGTTCCATTGCCGGATTAAATCTGAAAAAAGTGATCGTATCTCCTTGAGCTTATCTTCATCCAGCACTGATGGATAATCTATAGACCTCTGCTGCAAAGTCGACTTAAACATTTCTATAAAATGATCGATGGGTCCTGAGTTTAATTCTGTCATCAACTGATTGACCAGGTATTCCGTTTGAATAGATTGTACTGGT encodes:
- a CDS encoding TonB-dependent receptor plug domain-containing protein codes for the protein MNKYLILASLFLFCKSPFILAQQQPKPCYFTGRVVDDQTGDPLAGAVLRIDGNETFRITDSAGMVRVGVKCGVHDFAFQVYGYKPYARPFDIQARTKPIEIRMENISTMLEEIVISSQSDSRNLESPSLGVSMMNLKAVQKLPPAAGEIDILRSLQNLPGVSAVGEGANGINIRGGSVDQNLIYIDNMPIFNPTHLLGLFSLFPTDGIRELQLYKGSIPAKYGGRTAGVLDIKMAEPDMEQFSIKGGIGLISNRLHAEIPLIQEKMGFMTSARVSFNEYLIKFYNNNLVKSIGDRRLPDNKPEFFDLANKISWRLSGKDNLSLISYISHDAYRIDSLFSIAGIVPTQANMRYGHINWAMRWNHYFSPKLNLNILGVRSDYQTSTTSDELKSGFKFKTNLLYQNLKAEVAYAPNSLNRINAGISIVHWGIKPGELQSIEGSSIQPIVLARESGLESAFYFSDEIELDRNTLFEGGIRIVNFSNFGNKDIAEYEPGTPKSKGTIINRLAVGGVESNHFRIEPRLGIRYKINDITSIKAGYNRMNQFIHMVSSNSTPLPTVRWKTADRYTPPQQSDLVTMGLFKDTRSHRWEWSLEGYYRWQKSIFDYVNGAELSINQDVENQLISGKGKAYGAELMINKKKGIMTGWTSYTYARSFQQIRGDYPAIQQLNGGQWYNSIIDKPHTVNTLLNFQTEKHNAVSLTFTYSTGRPFTAPVSFYRNGFKYVPIYTERNNGRISDYHRLDFSWIITNPSMKDHDWEGSWVITVYNLYGRKNAFSYYFNPDQSSFKPFKISVFPTPIFSLTYNFKFQKK
- a CDS encoding DUF4249 family protein gives rise to the protein MKYLIQWMMLSFVFVQCQYPVSISSLPETEKFLIIDAQVTQDYAAINVYYSLDEVTSKGAYTLPQPPKSVAYLLDDKGERFDFKNTLGIADTTFKGKVGNSYQLFIEANGQVYTSSKETMRPSPKLDSVVVLYTREQFRSPSDLPYDGFDVYAQANDIPGVENYYQWSWVHYEKASSCNKIFSRAEGREVLQPCVPPECWNIVYNQKVIIQQDKQRDGQPLTQKVVRVPYANPPKQYYIQVEQRAITPLVFEYLRSLESTTENLGTLFDIPPQTRFNPNVFNQSDPSEKLLGVFSVFSYEKKIIYIDLDSPIAGATQKVISDPTPFVGDPFSVAPCIEGQFRTKIKPKGWIF